The proteins below come from a single Aegilops tauschii subsp. strangulata cultivar AL8/78 chromosome 6, Aet v6.0, whole genome shotgun sequence genomic window:
- the LOC109772072 gene encoding UDP-glycosyltransferase 88B1 has translation MFVTSSYPPCVQREREREREREPMEKEKTVVLYPGLFVSHFVPMMQLAGALLDHGYAVSVALIDPGVKEDVAFGAVVRRVAASMPSVRFHTLRAMEDTPKLTHDARFMVRYLDLLSRYNERLHDFLCSMHARNVHAVVVDSVSNEALRVVKRLGIPGYTLFTSSAATFVAFAQLPTVLAEGGASFKELGDTPLELFGLPPMPASHLSGEVLEDPESDTYKATMALLCRIPEADGTLVNTFESLESRAVAALRDPRCIPGRALPPVYCIGPFVSSIADAEAKERHECLAWLDGQPDRSVVFLCFGSIGTGSHSEEQLREIAVGLDKSGHRFLWVVRAPASHDPGADTDLDALLPDGFMERTNARGLIVKLWAPQVEVLRHKATGAFVTHCGWNSVLEGVTAGVPMLCWPLYSEQKMNKVHMVGDMGIAAEMVGWQQGLVKAGEVEAKVRLVMESEEGRELRARAAAYKEAAATACDDGGTSRLAFAQFLADVASRQNRVCSEEAIHGSR, from the coding sequence ATGTTTGTAACCAGTTCATATCCTCCCTGcgttcagagagagagagagagagagagagagagagaacccaTGGAGAAGGAGAAGACGGTCGTTCTGTACCCTGGCCTTTTCGTGAGCCACTTTGTCCCGATGATGCAGCTCGCGGGGGCCCTCCTCGACCACGGCTACGCCGTCTCTGTCGCGCTCATTGACCCCGGCGTCAAGGAGGACGTCGCCTTCGGCGCCGTCGtccgccgcgtcgccgcctccaTGCCGTCCGTCCGCTTCCACACGCTCCGGGCCATGGAGGACACGCCCAAGCTGACCCACGACGCGAGGTTCATGGTCAGGTACCTCGACCTCCTCAGCCGTTACAACGAGCGCCTCCACGACTTCCTCTGCTCCATGCACGCCCGGAACGTCCACGCTGTGGTCGTCGACTCGGTGTCCAACGAGGCGCTTCGTGTCGTGAAGAGGCTCGGGATCCCCGGGTACACCTTGTTCACTTCCAGCGCCGCCACCTTCGTTGCCTTCGCCCAGCTCCCTACGGTCCTCGCAGAGGGCGGTGCGAGCTTCAAGGAGCTTGGAGACACCCCTCTCGAGCTCTTCGGCCTTCCGCCCATGCCGGCTTCGCACCTGTCGGGCGAGGTGCTCGAGGACCCGGAGAGCGACACATACAAGGCGACGATGGCCTTGCTGTGCCGTATCCCGGAGGCCGACGGCACGCTGGTGAATACGTTCGAGTCGCTGGAGTCTCGGGCGGTGGCTGCTCTCAGGGACCCTCGGTGTATCCCCGGTCGGGCATTGCCTCCAGTGTACTGCATCGGCCCATTTGTCAGCAGCATCGCCGACGCCGAGGCAAAAGAGCGGCACGAGTGCCTTGCCTGGCTAGACGGCCAACCCGACCGCAGCGTCGTGTTCCTCTGCTTCGGGAGCATAGGCACTGGAAGCCACTCCGAGGAGCAGCTCCGGGAGATCGCCGTCGGCCTCGACAAGtccggccaccgcttcttgtgggTTGTGCGAGCCCCCGCCAGCCACGACCCCGGTGCCGACACCGACCTCGACGCGCTCCTGCCGGACGGGTTCATGGAGCGCACCAACGCCCGTGGCCTCATCGTCAAGCTGTGGGCTCCACAGGTGGAAGTCCTCCGCCACAAGGCCACGGGGGCATTCGTGACGCACTGCGGGTGGAATTCGGTGCTGGAGGGCGTCACGGCGGGCGTGCCGATGCTGTGCTGGCCGCTGTACTCGGAGCAGAAGATGAACAAGGTGCACATGGTGGGGGACATGGGGATCGCCGCCGAGATGGTCGGGTGGCAGCAGGGGCTGGTCAAGGCCGGCGAGGTAGAGGCCAAGGTAAGGCTTGTCATGGAGTCTGAGGAGGGTAGAGAACTCAgagcgcgggcggcggcgtacAAGGAAGCCGCGGCCACGGCTTGCGATGATGGCGGGACGTCGCGCTTGGCGTTTGCCCAGTTCCTGGCGGACGTGGCCAGCCGGCAGAATCGGGTTTGCAGTGAGGAAGCGATCCATGGGAGTAGGTGA